One stretch of Nocardioides perillae DNA includes these proteins:
- the thrC gene encoding threonine synthase: MSTVSTQAPEGARHQWQGVIEEYRPLLDIPEGVPAVTLGEGGTPLVRSGWLSGLTGAEVWLKVEGDNPTGSFKDRGMTTAISVAKHEGAQAVVCASTGNTSASMAAYAAKAGLKPLVLVPEGKIAAGKMAQAIMHGGQVIMVRGNFDDCLDLSRGLAERYPVALVNSVNPVRLEGQKTASFEVVDRLGDAPDFHLLPVGNAGNISAYWLGYRQYADLGRATKKPVMRAFQAEGAAPLVTGEPFPHPETKATAIRIGNPASWHLAVAAAEESGGRFAALSDEAILAAQRLLASRDGVFVEPASAVGVAGMLAELEAGESYAGATVVVTVTGHGLKDTVTALEAFGEIVDTVVDADVEAAAGAAGLA; the protein is encoded by the coding sequence GTGAGCACCGTGAGCACCCAGGCCCCGGAAGGCGCCCGTCACCAGTGGCAGGGCGTCATCGAGGAGTACCGCCCCCTCCTCGACATCCCTGAGGGCGTCCCGGCCGTCACGCTCGGCGAGGGCGGCACCCCGCTGGTGCGCAGCGGCTGGCTCTCCGGCCTCACCGGCGCCGAGGTGTGGCTCAAGGTCGAGGGCGACAACCCGACCGGGTCCTTCAAGGACCGCGGCATGACCACCGCCATCTCCGTCGCCAAGCACGAAGGCGCGCAGGCCGTGGTCTGCGCCTCCACGGGCAACACCTCGGCCTCGATGGCGGCCTACGCCGCGAAGGCCGGCCTCAAGCCGCTCGTGCTCGTGCCCGAAGGCAAGATCGCCGCGGGCAAGATGGCGCAGGCGATCATGCACGGCGGCCAGGTGATCATGGTGCGCGGCAACTTCGACGACTGCCTCGACCTCTCGCGCGGCCTCGCCGAGCGCTACCCGGTCGCCTTGGTCAACTCGGTCAACCCGGTCCGGCTCGAGGGGCAGAAGACCGCGTCCTTCGAGGTCGTCGACCGGCTCGGCGACGCGCCCGACTTCCACCTGCTGCCGGTCGGCAACGCGGGCAACATCTCGGCCTACTGGCTGGGCTACCGCCAGTACGCCGACCTCGGCCGCGCCACCAAGAAGCCGGTCATGCGCGCCTTCCAGGCCGAGGGGGCGGCGCCGCTGGTCACCGGCGAGCCCTTCCCCCACCCCGAGACCAAGGCGACCGCCATCCGCATCGGCAACCCGGCCTCGTGGCACCTCGCCGTCGCCGCGGCCGAGGAGTCCGGCGGGCGCTTCGCCGCGCTCAGCGACGAGGCCATCCTCGCGGCGCAGCGGCTGCTCGCCTCCCGCGACGGCGTCTTCGTCGAGCCCGCCTCCGCGGTGGGCGTCGCCGGCATGCTCGCCGAGCTCGAGGCGGGGGAGTCGTACGCCGGTGCGACGGTCGTCGTGACCGTCACCGGCCACGGCCTCAAGGACACGGTCACCGCGCTCGAGGCGTTCGGCGAGATCGTCGACACGGTCGTGGACGCCGACGTCGAGGCCGCGGCGGGCGCCGCGGGCCTGGCCTGA
- the argS gene encoding arginine--tRNA ligase, whose amino-acid sequence MTPEQLSTAIVDVLTTLSDEGALTLPDGVPTTVTVERPRQKGHGDYATNVALQLGKRAGMAPRDLAQLLATRLEGVDGVAAVEIAGPGFLNLTVAAGAQGAVAARVVAEGAAYGRTDTFAGERVDVEFISANPTGPLHLGHTRWAVVGDALARVLEAAGADVTREFYINDRGNQMDLFGASLEAAALGQPTPENGYHGGYVADLAREIVADRPDILDLEGAERTVAFREAGYALQLRQQQQQLERFQTRFDVWFSERSLHEADDVAASLERLRAQGHLYDADGALWMRTSDFDDDKDRVLIRSNGELTYFASDTAYYVDKRQRGFDRCVYLLGADHHGYVNRLRAMAACAGDDPDRNIEVLIGQLVKILQDGVELKLSKRAGTLVTLEELMDLIGVDALRYTLARYPADSPLTLDVAEMTKASSDNPVFYVQYAHARVSSILRNAADLGLVPDGDPGKLVDEVDPALLAHEKEGDLLRALAEFPRVVASAAQLREPHRVARYLEETAGVYHRFYDSCRVLPMGEEEPGDLHRARLLLVAATRTVLANGLGLLGVSAPERM is encoded by the coding sequence CGACCACGGTGACGGTGGAGCGACCCCGGCAGAAGGGGCACGGCGACTACGCCACCAACGTCGCGCTGCAGCTCGGCAAGCGTGCCGGCATGGCTCCGCGCGACCTCGCCCAGCTGCTGGCGACCCGCCTCGAGGGCGTCGACGGCGTCGCCGCCGTCGAGATCGCCGGTCCGGGCTTCCTCAACCTCACCGTCGCCGCCGGCGCCCAGGGCGCCGTCGCCGCCCGCGTGGTCGCGGAGGGTGCGGCGTACGGCCGCACGGACACCTTCGCCGGCGAGCGGGTCGACGTGGAGTTCATCTCCGCGAACCCCACCGGCCCGCTCCACCTGGGCCACACCCGGTGGGCGGTCGTCGGCGACGCCCTCGCGCGGGTGCTGGAGGCCGCCGGGGCCGACGTGACGCGCGAGTTCTACATCAACGACCGCGGCAACCAGATGGACCTCTTCGGCGCCTCGCTCGAGGCGGCCGCCCTCGGGCAGCCGACGCCGGAGAACGGCTACCACGGCGGCTACGTCGCCGACCTCGCCCGCGAGATCGTCGCCGACCGCCCGGACATCCTCGACCTCGAGGGCGCCGAGCGCACGGTGGCGTTCCGCGAGGCCGGCTACGCCCTGCAGCTGCGCCAGCAGCAGCAGCAGCTCGAGCGCTTCCAGACCCGCTTCGACGTGTGGTTCTCCGAGCGCTCGCTGCACGAGGCCGACGACGTCGCCGCCTCGCTCGAGCGGCTGCGCGCCCAGGGCCACCTCTACGACGCCGACGGCGCGCTGTGGATGCGCACCTCGGACTTCGACGACGACAAGGACCGGGTGCTCATCCGCTCCAACGGCGAGCTGACCTACTTCGCCAGCGACACCGCCTACTACGTCGACAAGCGGCAACGCGGCTTCGACCGCTGCGTCTACCTGCTCGGCGCCGACCACCACGGCTACGTCAACCGGCTGCGGGCGATGGCGGCCTGCGCCGGCGACGACCCCGACCGCAACATCGAGGTGCTGATCGGGCAGCTGGTCAAGATCCTGCAGGACGGCGTCGAGCTCAAGCTCTCCAAGCGCGCGGGCACGCTGGTCACGCTCGAGGAGCTGATGGACCTCATCGGCGTCGACGCGCTGCGCTACACCCTCGCGCGCTACCCGGCCGACTCACCGCTGACGCTCGACGTCGCCGAAATGACGAAGGCCAGCAGCGACAACCCCGTCTTCTACGTGCAGTACGCCCACGCCCGGGTCTCCTCCATCCTGCGCAACGCCGCCGACCTGGGCCTCGTGCCCGACGGCGACCCGGGGAAGCTGGTCGACGAGGTCGACCCCGCGCTGCTCGCGCACGAGAAGGAGGGCGACCTGCTGCGCGCCCTCGCGGAGTTCCCCCGCGTGGTCGCCTCGGCCGCGCAGCTGCGCGAGCCGCACCGCGTCGCGCGCTACCTCGAGGAGACCGCCGGGGTCTACCACCGCTTCTACGACAGCTGCCGCGTGCTGCCGATGGGGGAGGAGGAGCCCGGCGACCTGCACCGCGCCCGCCTGCTCCTCGTCGCCGCCACCCGCACCGTGCTCGCCAACGGCCTCGGCCTGCTCGGGGTATCCGCCCCCGAGCGGATGTGA
- a CDS encoding homoserine dehydrogenase — protein sequence MSAPDQRPLGVAVLGCGSVGSQVVRLLAEQADDLAARVGAPVELRGVAVRRLEAAREVEVPADLLTTDATGLVARDDVDLVVEVIGGIEPARSLILGALESGASVVTANKALLAEDGPTLFEAAERAGRDLYYEAAVAGAIPILRPLRESLAGDRVTRVLGIVNGTTNFVLDKMDTSGAGFAEALEEAQALGYAEADPTADVEGFDAAAKAAILASLAFHSRVTASDVHREGISEVTAADVASAADMGAVVKLLAICELRRGPDGEEAVSVRVHPAMIPRSHPLASVREAYNAVFVESEAAGQLMFYGPGAGGAPTASAVLGDLVTVARNRLAATRGAGESAYADRPVLPMGETLTRYHVAIDVEDRAGVLASVALAFAEHGVSIQTVRQEGRGADAQLVVVSHRATDAQLRATVDHLSTMDTVREVTSVMRVEGESEQ from the coding sequence GTGAGCGCGCCCGACCAGCGACCCCTCGGGGTGGCCGTGCTGGGCTGCGGGTCGGTGGGCTCGCAGGTCGTGCGGCTGCTGGCCGAGCAGGCCGACGACCTCGCCGCCCGCGTGGGCGCGCCGGTCGAGCTGCGCGGCGTGGCCGTGCGCCGCCTCGAGGCCGCGCGCGAGGTCGAGGTGCCCGCCGACCTGCTGACCACCGACGCCACGGGCCTCGTGGCCCGCGACGACGTCGACCTCGTGGTCGAGGTGATCGGCGGCATCGAGCCGGCCCGCTCGCTGATCCTCGGCGCGCTCGAGTCCGGCGCGAGCGTCGTCACGGCCAACAAGGCGCTGCTCGCCGAGGACGGCCCCACCCTCTTCGAGGCGGCCGAGCGGGCGGGGCGCGACCTCTACTACGAGGCCGCCGTCGCCGGCGCGATCCCGATCCTGCGGCCGCTGCGCGAGTCGTTGGCCGGAGACCGCGTCACCCGGGTGCTCGGCATCGTCAACGGCACCACCAACTTCGTGCTCGACAAGATGGACACCTCCGGCGCCGGCTTCGCCGAGGCGCTCGAGGAGGCCCAGGCGCTCGGCTACGCCGAGGCCGACCCGACGGCCGACGTCGAGGGCTTCGACGCCGCCGCCAAGGCCGCGATCCTGGCCTCGCTGGCCTTCCACTCCCGGGTCACGGCGAGCGACGTGCACCGCGAGGGCATCTCCGAGGTCACCGCCGCCGACGTCGCCTCGGCCGCCGACATGGGCGCCGTGGTCAAGCTGCTCGCGATCTGCGAGCTGCGCCGGGGGCCCGACGGCGAGGAAGCCGTGTCGGTGCGCGTGCACCCCGCGATGATCCCGCGCAGCCACCCGCTCGCCTCCGTCCGCGAGGCCTACAACGCGGTCTTCGTCGAGTCCGAGGCTGCCGGCCAGCTGATGTTCTACGGCCCCGGGGCCGGCGGCGCCCCGACGGCCTCCGCCGTGCTGGGCGACCTGGTCACGGTGGCGCGCAACCGCCTCGCGGCGACCCGCGGCGCCGGCGAGTCGGCGTACGCCGACCGGCCCGTGCTGCCGATGGGCGAGACGCTCACCCGCTACCACGTGGCCATCGACGTCGAGGACCGCGCGGGCGTGCTGGCCTCGGTCGCGCTGGCCTTCGCCGAGCACGGCGTCTCCATCCAGACGGTGCGCCAGGAGGGCCGCGGCGCCGACGCCCAGCTCGTCGTCGTCTCCCACCGCGCGACCGACGCACAGCTGCGCGCCACCGTCGACCACCTGAGCACCATGGACACCGTCCGCGAGGTCACCTCGGTGATGCGCGTCGAGGGAGAGTCGGAGCAGTGA
- the lysA gene encoding diaminopimelate decarboxylase: MPTHAAGWAHADGALRGPSWLRPPTDPNALVPTLWSRTARKVDGVLEVGGVSVSELVAEHGTPAYVLDEADFRARARAFREAFADYDVFYAGKAFLCTSVARWVAEEGLSLDVCTGGELAVAQRAGFDMARVEFHGNNKSVAELRRAVEAGVGRVVVDSFDEVARLTRVVAETGTAVGVMVRVTPGVEAHTHEYIATAHEDQKFGFSITAGDALEAVRRVLAAPGLELQGLHCHIGSQIFDTSGFEVAARRVLALHATVAAELGVEMPAMDLGGGFGIAYTTQDDPADPAQLATEMTGIVEQECRVLGVAVPHLSIEPGRAIVGPSTCTVYEVGTVKEVALDGGARRTYVSVDGGMSDNIRTALYDADYSCTLASRRSDAAPVLGRVVGKHCEAGDVVVKDEFVPADLAPGDLLAVPGTGAYCRSMSSNYNHLLRPPVVAVRDGASRVVVRRETEDDLLATDVGDQS; encoded by the coding sequence GTGCCCACGCACGCGGCCGGCTGGGCCCACGCCGACGGCGCCCTGAGGGGCCCGTCCTGGCTCCGCCCGCCCACCGACCCCAACGCCCTCGTGCCCACGCTGTGGTCGCGCACCGCGCGCAAGGTCGACGGCGTCCTCGAGGTCGGGGGCGTCTCGGTGTCCGAGCTCGTCGCCGAGCACGGCACCCCGGCGTACGTCCTGGACGAGGCCGACTTCCGTGCCCGGGCCCGCGCCTTCCGCGAGGCCTTCGCCGACTACGACGTCTTCTACGCCGGCAAGGCCTTCTTGTGCACTTCGGTCGCGCGCTGGGTGGCCGAGGAGGGCCTCAGCCTCGACGTCTGCACCGGCGGCGAGCTCGCGGTCGCCCAGCGCGCCGGCTTCGACATGGCGCGCGTGGAGTTCCACGGCAACAACAAGTCGGTCGCCGAGCTGCGACGCGCCGTCGAGGCCGGTGTCGGGCGGGTGGTCGTCGACTCCTTCGACGAGGTCGCGCGGCTGACCCGGGTGGTCGCCGAGACCGGCACGGCCGTCGGCGTCATGGTGCGCGTCACCCCCGGCGTCGAGGCGCACACCCACGAGTACATCGCGACCGCCCACGAGGACCAGAAGTTCGGCTTCTCCATCACCGCCGGCGACGCGCTCGAGGCCGTGCGCCGGGTGCTCGCCGCACCGGGGTTGGAGCTGCAGGGGCTGCACTGCCACATCGGCAGCCAGATCTTCGACACCTCCGGCTTCGAGGTGGCCGCCCGCCGGGTGCTGGCGCTGCACGCGACCGTGGCCGCCGAGCTGGGTGTGGAGATGCCGGCGATGGACCTCGGGGGCGGTTTCGGCATCGCCTACACCACCCAGGACGACCCCGCCGACCCCGCGCAGCTGGCCACCGAGATGACCGGGATCGTCGAGCAGGAGTGCCGGGTCCTGGGAGTCGCGGTGCCCCACCTGTCGATCGAGCCGGGCCGGGCCATCGTCGGCCCCTCGACCTGCACCGTCTACGAGGTCGGCACGGTCAAGGAGGTCGCGCTCGACGGCGGGGCGCGGCGCACCTACGTCTCGGTCGACGGCGGGATGAGCGACAACATCCGCACCGCCCTCTACGACGCCGACTACTCCTGCACCCTCGCCTCGCGCCGCAGCGACGCGGCGCCCGTCCTCGGGCGCGTCGTCGGCAAGCACTGCGAGGCCGGCGACGTGGTGGTCAAGGACGAGTTCGTGCCCGCGGACCTCGCCCCGGGCGACCTGCTGGCGGTCCCGGGCACCGGCGCCTACTGCCGCTCCATGTCGTCGAACTACAACCACCTGCTGCGGCCCCCGGTGGTCGCGGTGCGCGACGGCGCGTCCCGCGTCGTCGTGCGACGAGAGACGGAGGACGACCTCTTGGCCACCGACGTGGGGGACCAGTCGTGA